One stretch of Amblyraja radiata isolate CabotCenter1 chromosome 9, sAmbRad1.1.pri, whole genome shotgun sequence DNA includes these proteins:
- the knl1 gene encoding kinetochore scaffold 1 isoform X3: protein MDENYSVLLEANGELVEGHCKRRQSGILKASRSPLRTLKETDISQKLEPVGKFRRSSRRVSFAETKEIKEFVIDKIIQADVEDDEMISTLQCKQNMETYNTRDGDKDNLQEELGRDMMPQDTNCKIAGMDALLHAPLRTSLQSECCEHPQTLSKHQIFSISGLEVRRGEETVTSSESKFTAEFQKKIDFRCSLAELDSTRPQSSNMSHGKGEDVSDMLFSSVRHNTVPKHQKTIDFKSFLSRVKQTETENRIISMHSSFEEQIYKKATFPVTSPCKALELTTNSMFQNHTIDNLDANKIILFPDHDKEITRCHTVAINNLVLEKSDTCHSVKGPNNTEKLDNRGSLSLFLPQDKAVVFGEVFTGVTRNAIEPNDVQMIENVTNQNQPPVVTTKRNERSILPSSSSDGHTFTGFESLGKSKQNKAQGTTKRTSRSLDILSGYPDKTLLFLNDNDMDITKNHTGTFDNASFRKVPISTVGSSTFVPFEKTMVFSEANHMDITQCHTDAIESDHLEQVSNKALQPTKKNSRLSIPGSILTSLPNDKTMVFSETNDMDLTKCHTLNIDNCSLGPVPIRMSGSSTYFPLDKTMEFSEANHMDITQCHTDAIERGNLEQVSNKPLQPTRKNSRLSISGSILTSLPNDKTMVFSETNDMDLTKSHTLNIDNCSLGPVPIRTGGSSTSVPLDKTMEFSEANHMDITHSHTDAIDSGHLAQVSNKALQSTRKNSRLSIPGSILTSLPNDKTMVFSETNDMDLTQSHTLNIDNCLGPVPIRMIESSTSVPLEKTMMFSEANHMDIKHSHTDAIERGNVEQISNKALQSTRKNSRLSIPGSILTSLPNDKTMVFSETNDMDLTKSHTLNIDNCLGPVPIRMIGSSTSVPLEKTMIFSEENHMDITQCHTDAIESGSLEQVSNKPLQPTKKNSRLSIPGSILTSLPNEKTMVFSETNDMDLTKCHTLNIDNCSLGPVPIRTGGSSTSVPLDKTMEFSEANHMDITHSHTGAIEIDHLGQVSNKALQSTRKNSRLSIPGSILTSLPNDKTMVFSETNGMDLTKSHTLNIDNCLGPVPMRMIGSSTSVPLDKTMVFSEANNMDIKHSHTDAVERGNLEQVSNKALQSTRKNSRLSIPGSKLASLSNEKTMILSEANDMDLARSHTVRIDNGGRESVAICTVSSSAPFPCDKTKVVSETNDTDINRSLSVAIENGSPSPAVKLTVGSAGCIPIGMSTIFSKAYNMNPTKSCTIDANSGSLGTVANGAFCSAKMTLNSNSVQSVLSYSNTKSMVSDQVAVISTGDKLPVHRRHDESGKSTMMHEKGQNYLSNQMENGNCNIQSNLDADSMCITERHEKSNLKGATQSVPSIENSLTSVTLKDLEVQQKALIDQTREAASGEFVQYQVTECSDRGTGTESAGTTKNKDECNASRKLSLPNVSSLLKMNCMNNITSNTALENTQVDGNVPADCQTLNARPCFPKQNSLVKDTLMSQILPKLPSRRNPCRIVNSNHQNVVKSTVEHLCSDSHLNVKYKSEDLERSNILEPNDDPEEQTYKMQVSDCAEVESKTLDGVKPSCCWKSNAVHSLAIDKQQYKEVSSAPEQDINAIGQALVHSKTFSTVERRPSQKRAWSEEESGNACNKIKMMRTMGREGTESSRNEVCIAPVVQWEGVKHEIGEKSLPNLTTKSQESNSSLDSTKGDGTSAHAIPPKCNLNTSLVILEESELHKKLMDGEITVREFFKFFKVQIRAQKSRQSELHVNPELDKSSGLENWLAVKFLHRPKREVYEEEGIALSTAINDQNDQLLDLDKLLAEVNFPLLREVMQMTKEELQQFRSCLNAKKTAFMKRTKVICHEQKVQLYLSQLNALKAQRQQRKEYEDYLDDMLNKMDDCIASLDLGNLGTLGECSMDDIDHDESLMQLKQVVNERHEDLRNLQAEHSKMESELAKVLDEKSQQENAAKMLELNEEFQELLEWTLVPCQGDRAVYRFLYDSLELILQYGKAEGADLSPGEKCRILDVNLVSELDEEDSPAHSKLVHELILTYWKNRDSWHHTHSKESQLPMLLLDLSLVVSRCRLLGDELEYLLNWGAKFDISKTQIQHMDVKFLFSSYEALSKFEVTFHIMPGYPWLPLQFTFNSRFGNISGEHINNVLLTVKPGHEYLIRIVKSLFLTLLTKPGANRFVTTGLFLTRNKL, encoded by the exons ATCTTAAAAGCTTCCCGAAGTCCACTCAGAACTTTAAAAGAAACCGATATCAGCCAAAAG TTGGAGCCCGTTGGAAAATTTCGCAGGAGCTCTCGAAGAGTCAGTTTTGCCGAGACTAAAGAAATTAA AGAGTTTGTGATTGATAAAATAATACAAGCTGATGTGGAAGATGATGAAATGATCAGCACATTACAGTGCAAACAAAACATGGAGACTTATAATACAA GAGACGGTGATAAAGATAATCTGCAGGAAGAGTTGGGAAG agataTGATGCCACAAGATACAAATTGCAAGATTGCTG GTATGGATGCACTGCTTCATGCGCCTCTCCGAACTTCTCTACAGTCAGAG TGCTGTGAACATCCTCAAACTCTCAGTAAACATCAAATCTTCTCCATTTCTGGGCTTGAAGTGCGAAGAGGTGAAGAAACAGTCACATCTTCGGAATCAAAATTTACAGCAGAATTTCAAAAAAAGATCGACTTCAGATGTTCCTTGGCTGAACTTGATTCTACAAGGCCACAAAGTTCTAACATGAGTCATGGCAAAGGAGAAGATGTTTCTGATATGTTATTTAGTTCTGTCAGACACAATACAGTTCCCAAACATCAAAAGACAATTGATTTTAAATCATTCTTGAGTAGAGTAAAACAGACTGAGACAGAGAATAGAATTATATCCATGCACTCCAGCTTTGAGGAGCAGATATATAAAAAGGCAACATTTCCTGTTACTTCACCTTGCAAAGCTCTGGAATTGACAACTAACTCGATGTTCCAAAACCACACTATCGACAATTTAGATGCCAATAAAATTATATTATTTCCAGACCACGATAAGGAGATTACCAGATGCCACACTGTTGCAATTAACAATCTTGTCTTGGAGAAATCTGATACTTGTCATTCAGTTAAGGGACCTAATAACACAGAGAAACTAGACAATAGAGGATCACTTAGTTTGTTCCTTCCTCAAGATAAAGCTGTTGTGTTTGGAGAGGTTTTTACAGGTGTGACTAGAAATGCTATTGAACCTAATGATGTTCAAATGATAGAGAACGTTACAAATCAAAATCAACCACCAGTTGTCACAACTAAAAGAAATGAAAGATCAATACTGCCATCAAGTAGTTCTGATGGACATACATTCACGGGTTTTGAATCCTTGGGGAAATCCAAGCAGAATAAGGCTCAGGGTACAACTAAACGGACCTCAAGATCTCTGGATATTCTGTCAGGTTATCCTGACAAAACAttgctttttttaaatgacaatgaTATGGATATAACTAAAAACCACACAGGTACATTTGACAATGCAAGTTTCAGGAAAGTGCCAATTAGCACAGTTGGTTCAAGTACATTTGTTCCTTTTGAGAAGACCATGGTGTTTTCAGAAGCAAATCACATGGATATCACGCAATGTCACACAGATGCAATTGAAAGTGACCATCTAGAGCAAGTTTCAAATAAAGCATTGCAGCCAACAAAGAAGAATTCCAGACTAAGTATTCCTGGATCTATATTGACATCGTTACCCAATGATAAAACAATGGTGTTTTCAGAGACAAATGATATGGATTTAACCAAATGCCACACACTTAACATTGACAATTGTAGTCTTGGGCCAGTGCCAATCCGCATGAGTGGATCAAGTACATATTTTCCTCTTGATAAGACCATGGAATTTTCAGAAGCAAATCACATGGATATCACGCAATGTCACACAGATGCAATTGAAAGGGGCAATCTTGAACAAGTTTCAAATAAACCATTGCAGCCAACCAGGAAGAATTCCAGACTGAGTATTTCTGGATCTATATTGACATCGTTACCCAATGATAAAACAATGGTGTTTTCAGAGACAAATGATATGGATTTAACTAAAAGCCACACACTTAAC ATTGACAATTGTAGTCTTGGGCCAGTGCCAATTCGCACAGGTGGATCAAGTACATCTGTTCCTCTTGATAAGACCATGGAATTTTCAGAAGCAAATCACATGGATATCACACACAGTCATACAGATGCAATTGACAGTGGCCATCTAGCACAAGTTtcaaataaagcattgcagtcaaCCAGGAAGAATTCCAGACTGAGTATTCCTGGATCTATATTGACATCATTACCCAATGATAAAACAATGGTGTTTTCGGAGACAAATGATATGGATTTAACCCAAAGCCACACACTTAACATTGACAATTGTCTTGGCCCAGTGCCAATCCGCATGATTGAATCAAGTACATCTGTTCCTCTTGAGAAGACCATGATGTTTTCAGAAGCAAATCACATGGATATCAAACACAGTCATACAGATGCAATTGAAAGGGGCAATGTTGAACAAATTTCAAATAAAGCATTGCAATCAACCAGGAAGAATTCCAGACTGAGTATTCCTGGGTCTATCTTGACATCGTTACCCAATGATAAAACAATGGTGTTTTCAGAGACAAATGATATGGATTTAACTAAAAGCCACACACTTAACATTGACAATTGTCTTGGGCCAGTGCCAATCCGCATGATTGGATCAAGTACATCTGTTCCTCTAGAGAAGACCATGATTTTTTCAGAAGAAAATCACATGGATATCACGCAATGTCACACAGATGCAATTGAAAGTGGCAGTCTAGAGCAAGTTTCAAATAAACCATTGCAGCCAACAAAGAAGAATTCCAGACTGAGTATTCCTGGATCTATATTGACATCGTTACCCAATGAAAAAACAATGGTGTTTTCAGAGACAAATGATATGGATTTAACCAAATGCCACACACTTAACATTGACAATTGTAGTCTTGGGCCAGTGCCAATTCGCACAGGTGGATCAAGTACATCTGTTCCTCTTGATAAGACCATGGAATTTTCAGAAGCAAATCACATGGATATCACACACAGTCATACAGGTGCAATTGAAATTGACCATCTAGGACAAGTTtcaaataaagcattgcagtcaaCCAGGAAGAATTCCAGACTGAGTATTCCTGGATCTATATTGACATCATTACCCAATGATAAAACAATGGTGTTTTCAGAGACAAATGGTATGGATTTAACTAAAAGCCACACACTTAACATTGACAATTGTCTTGGGCCAGTGCCAATGCGCATGATTGGATCAAGTACATCTGTTCCTCTTGATAAGACCATGGTGTTTTCAGAAGCAAATAACATGGATATCAAACACAGTCATACAGATGCAGTTGAAAGGGGCAATCTTGAACAAGTTTCAAATAAAGCATTACAGTCAACCAGGAAGAATTCCAGACTGAGTATTCCTGGGTCAAAATTGGCTTCCTTATCCAATGAAAAAACCATGATATTGTCCGAGGCAAATGATATGGATTTAGCTAGAAGTCACACAGTTAGAATTGACAATGGTGGTCGCGAGTCAGTGGCAATTTGCACAGTTAGTTCAAGTGCACCCTTTCCTTGTGATAAGACTAAAGTGGTTTCAGAAACAAATGACACAGATATTAACAGAAGCCTTTCGGTTGCAATTGAAAATGGTAGTCCAAGTCCTGCTGTAAAGTTAACAGTGGGTTCAGCTGGTTGCATTCCTATTGGTATGTCCACAATCTTTTCAAAAGCATATAATATGAACCCGACTAAATCCTGTACGATTGATGCTAATAGTGGAAGCCTTGGGACAGTTGCAAATGGAGCATTTTGTTCTGCTAAAATGACCTTGAATTCAAATTCTGTTCAATCTGTTTTGTCATATTCCAATACGAAAAGCATGGTGTCTGATCAGGTAGCAGTGATTTCAACAGGTGACAAGCTGCCTGTTCACAGGAGGCACGATGAATCTGGTAAATCCACAATGATGCATGAAAAGGGGCAAAATTACCTTAGTAACCAAATGGAAAATGGCAATTGTAACATTCAAAGCAATTTGGATGCTGATTCAATGTGCATAACTGAACGTCATGAAAAAAGTAATCTAAAGGGAGCCACGCAATCTGTTCCTTCCATAGAGAATTCTCTCACTTCCGTAACACTCAAAGACCTTGAAGTCCAGCAGAAAGCACTAATTGATCAGACTAGGGAAGCAGCCTCTGGAGAGTTTGTTCAATATCAGGTTACTGAATGTTCTGATCGTGGGACCGGAACTGAATCTGCAGGTACAACAAAAAACAAAGATGAATGCAATGCATCCAGAAAGTTAAGTCTACCTAATGTGTCATCTCTTCTAAAAATGAATTGCATGAACAATATAACTTCAAACACTGCGTTAGAAAACACTCAAGTGGATGGGAATGTCCCTGCTGATTGTCAAACACTTAATGCAAGGCCTTGTTTCCCAAAACAAAATTCACTTGTTAAGGACACACTTATGTCTCAAATCCTTCCGAAACTGCCTAGTCGAAGAAATCCGTGCAGAATTGTAAATTCAAACCATCAAAATGTAGTAAAATCAACAGTAGAACATCTCTGCTCTGATTCACATCTGAATGTAAAGTACAAATCAGAAGACCTTGAGAGGTCAAATATACTTGAGCCTAATGATGACCCTGAGGAACAAACATATAAAATGCAGGTTTCTGATTGTGCTGAAGTAGAAAGCAAAACATTGGATGGGGTGAAACCATCTTGCTGCTGGAAGTCTAATGCAGTCCACTCTCTAGCCATTGATAAACAGCAGTATAAAGAAGTTTCATCTGCTCCTGAGCAAGATATCAATGCAATAGGCCAAGCTCTCGTACACTCAAAAACATTTTCAACAGTGGAGCGAAGGCCTAGCCAGAAACGGGCTTGGAGTGAAGAAGAAAGTGGAAATGCatgcaataaaataaaaatgatgaGGACAATGGGGCGTGAAGGCACTGAGTCTTCAAGAAACGAG GTCTGTATTGCACCCGTTGTGCAGTGGGAAGGAGTAAAGCATGAAATAGGAGAAAAGAGCCTGCCGAATTTGACGACCAAGAGCCAGGAGAGCAACAGTTCTTTAGATTCAACCAAAGGTGATGGTACATCTGCTCATGCAATCC CTCCAAAATGTAACTTAAATACATCTCTCGTGATCTTGGAGGAGTCTGAGTTGCATAAG AAATTGATGGATGGTGAGATCACAGTCCGGGAATTCTTCAAGTTCTTCAAAGTTCAAATACGTGCACAGAAATCCCGCCAGAGTGAACTACATGTCAAT CCTGAATTGGACAAATCCTCGGGACTGGAGAATTGGCTGGCTGTGAAGTTCCTTCACCGACCAAAACGAGAAGTGTATGAAGAAGAGGGCATTGCACTCTCTACAGCCATTAATGA CCAGAATGATCAGTTGTTAGACCTTGATAAACTCCTAGCAGAGGTGAACTTTCCACTTTTGAGAGAGGTGATGCAAATGACAAAAGAAGAG TTGCAACAGTTTCGTTCTTGTCTGAATGCCAAGAAAACTGCTTTTATGAAGAGGACTAAAGTGATCTGCCATGAACAAAAGGTTCAGCTATATTTGTCACAGTTGAATGCACTGAAG GCACAACGTCAGCAAAGGAAGGAATACGAAGATTACTTGGATGATATGCTAAACAAAATGGATGACTGCATCGCGTCATTAGATCTTG GAAATTTAGGAACTCTCGGAGAGTGTAGCATGGATGACATTGACCATGATGAGAGTTTGATGCAGCTGAAGCAGGTTGTGAATGAGAGACACGAGG ATCTCAGGAATCTTCAGGCAGAACATTCTAAAATGGAAAG TGAACTTGCTAAAGTTCTTGATGAAAAATCACAGCAGGAAAACGCTGCCAAAATGTTGGAACTTAATGAAGAATTTCAGGA GCTTCTAGAATGGACATTGGTGCCTTGTCAAGGTGATCGAGCTGTTTACAGATTTCTGTATGACTCCTTAGAGCTGATATTGCAGTATGGGAAGGCTGAAG GTGCAGATCTTTCACCTGGTGAGAAGTGCAGAATTCTTGACGTTAATCTCGTCTCTGAGTTGGATG AGGAAGATAGCCCTGCACACTCGAAGCTTGTTCATGAACTAATTCTGACATACTGGAAGAATCGAGACAGTTGGCATCATACACACTCAAAAGAATCTCAGCTCCCCATG CTGCTACTTGATCTCTCGCTTGTGGTGAGTCGATGCCGATTACTTGGTGATGAACTGGAATACTTGTTGAATTGGGGGGCAAAATTTGATATATCGAAGACACAGATTCAGCACATGGA TGTGAAGTTCCTTTTCTCGAGTTATGAAGCATTGTCGAAGTTTGAAGTTACTTTTCATATTATGCCTGGTTATCCATGGCTTCCTCTGCAGTTCACATTTAATTCTCGGTTTGGAAACATCAG TGGTGAACATATTAACAATGTCCTACTGACTGTAAAACCAGGACATGAGTACCTAATCAGGATTGTGAAGAGTCTGTTCCTGACGCTGCTCACCAAACCAGGAGCTAACAGATTTGTGACAACGGGTCTCTTCTTGACCAGGAATAAATTATGA